CCGACCCACTCACGATCAGGGCGGTCCCCTGAAAGGCTCCGCCGGCCACGATCGTCGTCAAAAACGCCATCGCAAAAAACAGCCCAAAGTAGACGTACGTCGACAGCAGGCTGCACCGCTTGCGAACCTCGAACGCGGCAATCGTCCCGATCATGACGCCACCTTGGCCGCGCCGACCACGGCGGGAAGATGACTCTTGATCGCTCGGAAGTAAACGTCGTCCAGCTCGGGCTCGACCGCGGCAAACGACGCATCGGGCTGTGAATCGCAATAGACATGAACCACGAGCCGCCCACCGCGCAGTCGCGTCGACAAGACCAGCACCTCCGACTCCAACTGTGCTAGCTCGTCCTTGGTGATCGTCTTTTGCCAGATACGTCCCTCCAGTTCCGCCGCCAGCCGGTTGGGATCGCCGGTGGCCACCACCTGCCCGCGATGGATGATCGCCATTTGCTGGCACAGATCGGTCACGTCGTCGACGATGTGGGTCGAGAGGATCACGATCACCTGTTCGCCGATCTCGCTCAGCAAGTTATGGAATCGCACCCGCTCCTCGGGATCCAAGCCTGCGGTCGGCTCATCGACGATGATGATGCGCGGGTTGCCCAGCAGCGCCTGGGCGATGCCAAAACGCTGCTTCATGCCGCCCGAAAAGCTACCCAGCCGCTGACGGCGCACGTCGTAGAGATTGGTTTTCACCAGCAGCGAGTGGACCAGCTCGCGGCGGTCGCGTGCCGGGACAATGCCTTTCAGTTTGGCCAGGTGATCCAGCAGATCTTCGGCCGAGACTTTCGGATAGACGCCAAAGTCCTGCGGCAAATAGCCCAGCATTTTGCGGACCTGGGCCTTGTTCTTCAAAACGTCGAGCTGGCTGGCGCCGAGACTGTCGAGCATGATGCTGCCCGAGTCGGCCTCTTGCAGCGTGGCGATCGTCCGCATCAGCGTCGACTTGCCGGCCCCGTTCGGTCCCAGCAACCCGAACATGCCGGTCGGAATCGTTAGCGAAACGTCCAGCAGCGCCTGCACGCCGTTGGGATATCGCTTGCACAGATGTTGAATGATGAGCTTCATGGCCGGGACGGGACCTTTTCTTTGAGGACGCCGAGTCGAAGCGCCGTGGGATAAGAACGCCGGTGACAGACACGGTTCTACTCGACGGCGAATGTTGGTGCAAAAATTGAGAGCCAATCCGAGAACCGCCGGGGACGGTCCCAATTTTGCGCAGTCCCCGCAGCAAACTGGGACACCTTCTCCCCGGCGGTTTTCGGATCGGCTCTTATGGATCCGGCTTCAGCCCGATGATCTCTAGCAACCGCAGTGCGTTGGTCGACTGCGCAATGCCCGGTCGCAGACGGTAATCGAAACATAGTTGCGGCGTGCCCTGCTCGCTGCCGAGCTGATCGCTGAAATGCACGTTGCGGGCGACCGCCGCTAATCGCGATTCGTTCGGCAACCCGAGGTCATGGGTCGAAACAGCGCCGCACGCCCCTTGCCCCAGCAACTCCAAAATCACGCTCCGTGCCGCGACGTGCCGCTCGGCCGTATTCGTGCCGTGAAGAATCTCGTCGAGCAGGAACAGGAAGACCGCTCCATTTTTGTCCTTCAGCGCGCGGGCTTGCTCCACCACTGCCTTCAGTCGCACCAGCTCGCTCATGTACAACGACACGCCCCGCTCAAGCGAATCCTGAACGCGGAACACGGTCCCCAAAACCACCGGCGACATCTCCAACGCGGTCGCACATGCCGGGCCGCCGGCCTGACCGAGCACCACGTTCGCGCCAATCGACCGCAGCAGCGTGCTCTTGCCGGCCATGTTGGAACCGGTGACGAAGAGGACCGTCTCGCGGGGACCAAGCCTCACGTCATTGCCGACACGCTCGGCGTCGCGTTGCAGCGGGTGGGCCAGGCCCTCGGCCCGCAGCATCTCGGGCGAATTTTCGCTGATCCGTGGGAAGCACCACGTCGGATTGTCGTGGGCCAGCGCGGCCAACGACAGCATGGCTTCGAACTCGCCGAGCACCCGCACCCAACCAGGCATCCGCGGTCCGTATCGGCCGCGCCATTTCTCAATCGCCTGAAAGACGTGAAAATCCCACAGCGTGATCACCTGCACCGGCAGCCAAACGGCCGGCAGTCGGGCAAGCCGCGCGAAACCGGCCAGCCGCTCGAGCTGCCCCAGCGCGCCACACGCATCGGCGATCGTTGCCGACGCTTCTCCCAGTGCGGTCGCCACACTCGGAGCGCGATCGATGACGCCCCCCAAATGCTCGAACAGCTTCCGATATTGATCGACCGCATGCCCATAGTTCAGAACGCCGCGAACCAAATCGTGAATCGGTCCCACCAGCAAAACCGACAGTCCGAAATTGAATAGCAGAATGGCGAGCATGGTACAGCCAAACGCGGTCGACGACGTCACGTCGGCGGCAAACAGAATCACGGCAATCGCCGCGGCCGCCGGATAGACGATCCTCCACGCCATAAAGAACCGCCAGGGCGGATTCGCCACACCTTTCTCCGCCCACCGCACAAACGCGTCTTGGTCGATCGATTTGCCACGCACCCGACGCGCATGCGCGCCAAACTGCTGCCGAAATTCCAACTCCGCGGCGAGTCGCGCTACCGCCCGTTGCCGCTCGGCAAGATTCGTCGGGCAGTGTGTTGCCAGCAGCCAATCGCGCAGTGTCGCAACGCCCCAGGGCGTGTACGCCTGACACAGCAAGTGGAAGAGCGAGGCCTTGCCCAGCAGATCCAGATCATCGGCCAATCCGCGCCGCGACTCAGGCACCTCGGGCGTCGCCAGGGGAATCCGCTCCCAAGAGCGCTCCATCCGCGCCAACGACTCGTCGTTGATCCGGCAGAGACAATCGGCGTGTTGCCGCTGCGACTCGTACTGGTCCATCCGCAGCGTCGAAGCCAGCCAACCGACCGCCAGCGGGACAAGAAAGACGACGAACGCCTGATAACGTAGCAAACCCGTGACAACGGCCAGCACCAACAGAACGGCAAAGACCGCCAACCCACGGCGCGCGGCCCGGATCTGCGCCCAGGAGCGCGACAAGTCGGCCGCCTGCTGCGCAAAACCATTCCTTCGCCGCCGGTAACGCTCGGCCAACGGCAGTTCTCGGTTGCTCAACCGCGTTTCGGCCATCGAGCATTCCATTTTCGGTTTAGCGCCACCGCGGGCAGAGAGGGCAGGGGGGCTCAAGCTTGAGTCCAAGCCACGCCGCCGCAGTATGGCTACGTTTTGTAGCCATGTCAAGCGATGCTCCGGCGCCGGCGTGCACCCGAACGCGGCCAGGAAACCGGCCACGTAGCACGTAGATTGAAACTGGCTTCTGGGCGGGCGATAATCTTGCCCATCGGTCAAACGCTTACCATGAGAAATCTCAGGTCAGAGGGCCAATACGCATGAAACGATTTGCCCTCTTGCCGCTTTCCATGTTGCTCCTAGCCTCGTGCTGGAACGACCAACTGGCTGCTCAGCAAATCGCCCCCGCCTCTTGGCAGGTGCTGCCGGAAAAGCGCGGCCAGATGATGGGCGAGTATTTTCGCGGGCGATTCCATCATGCCGTCCAGTCGCTTCGGGCATCCTGGCCGGCCGAGCGCGTGGCGCGCGAGCAAGATCGTCTTCGCCAGGCGCTGGCCGCCACCTACCTGATGCCGAAAGCGCCTACCGACGTCTCCGACACGGCAATGGGAACCGTCGACCTGGATGGCATTCGAGTTGAAAAGCATCTCCTTCGCTTGCGTCCTGGGGTGGCGTCACCGGCGCTCCTGCTGCTGCCCCCATCCAGCGAGAACTCCACCGGCACCGATCGCCGGCCGACGATCTTGATGTTGCCAGGGCATGGCGACGCGCTCTGGTCCTCGGCAATGCAGTCGCGGTGTCTCTCCTTCGCCAAACGTGGTTGGGTGGTAATGGCCGTCGAGCCGTTCGGTCAGGCTGAGCGGGGCGAAAACCCTCTCTGGTCGGAGTCTCACGACTCGCAGACCACGGCCTTTCTGCTGCCTGCGGGGCAGAGCCTGCTGGGCCTGATCATGTCGGATCATCAGGCGGAACTTACCTGGCTTTTGAGGCATCCCCGGGTCGATGCGGAGCGGGTGGCCGTGACCGGAGTCTCGATGGGCGGAACGCATTCGCTCTGGTTCGCCGCGGTGGAGCCGCGCGTCCGTGCTGCCGTTTCGGTCGCGGTGGCGACCCTGGCGCGGGAAAGCTGGGGCGCCGCGCACCATGGCCTCTGCGACCTGATGCTCGGCTTGTTTTGCGTGGCCGACGACGACTTGATTCGCGCGCTGGTGGCTCCGCGCCCCTTTTTGGAGATATGCCCTTCCGTGCAGGCACCCTTGAGCCAGGAAGGCGA
The sequence above is drawn from the Pirellulales bacterium genome and encodes:
- a CDS encoding ABC transporter ATP-binding protein; amino-acid sequence: MKLIIQHLCKRYPNGVQALLDVSLTIPTGMFGLLGPNGAGKSTLMRTIATLQEADSGSIMLDSLGASQLDVLKNKAQVRKMLGYLPQDFGVYPKVSAEDLLDHLAKLKGIVPARDRRELVHSLLVKTNLYDVRRQRLGSFSGGMKQRFGIAQALLGNPRIIIVDEPTAGLDPEERVRFHNLLSEIGEQVIVILSTHIVDDVTDLCQQMAIIHRGQVVATGDPNRLAAELEGRIWQKTITKDELAQLESEVLVLSTRLRGGRLVVHVYCDSQPDASFAAVEPELDDVYFRAIKSHLPAVVGAAKVAS
- a CDS encoding alpha/beta hydrolase family protein, producing the protein MKRFALLPLSMLLLASCWNDQLAAQQIAPASWQVLPEKRGQMMGEYFRGRFHHAVQSLRASWPAERVAREQDRLRQALAATYLMPKAPTDVSDTAMGTVDLDGIRVEKHLLRLRPGVASPALLLLPPSSENSTGTDRRPTILMLPGHGDALWSSAMQSRCLSFAKRGWVVMAVEPFGQAERGENPLWSESHDSQTTAFLLPAGQSLLGLIMSDHQAELTWLLRHPRVDAERVAVTGVSMGGTHSLWFAAVEPRVRAAVSVAVATLARESWGAAHHGLCDLMLGLFCVADDDLIRALVAPRPFLEICPSVQAPLSQEG